From a region of the Pirellulales bacterium genome:
- a CDS encoding efflux RND transporter periplasmic adaptor subunit produces MLALGRNRYRILLFGWIALAVTATTLVLEPVRAQQNKSELDREAKITATKPQLKAFTLVQPFVGQIQAQRDVKVRALVRGRLAEIAVKEGQHVKEGDVLFKTIIPTPTPFRTNGQWFWIIPVEYQTKGQPIRAGSKFDIYKAPFDGTVGRLQHKPGSMVEEGEILTTLSDDSVMQVYFKVTKEQFLDVVAEHMRSLDQRQVELVLSEGKNFDQIGKMAKIEHDFNDEPRNFTFRADFSNPDRVLRHGQTCTVFIRQVPRDVLVIPQKATCEVRQKRYVYVIDQDDVAHQREVVIQYELGDLFVVRSGVSVDDKIVLDGIGQVLDGEKVDYEER; encoded by the coding sequence ATGCTCGCCCTAGGTCGGAATCGTTATCGCATTTTGCTCTTTGGCTGGATCGCGCTGGCCGTCACAGCAACGACGCTAGTGCTTGAACCGGTTCGGGCGCAACAAAACAAATCGGAGCTAGACAGGGAGGCGAAGATCACGGCCACCAAGCCGCAGTTGAAGGCCTTCACGCTCGTGCAGCCGTTTGTCGGACAAATCCAAGCGCAGCGGGACGTCAAAGTCCGTGCCCTAGTTCGAGGTCGGCTCGCGGAGATCGCGGTCAAGGAGGGGCAACACGTGAAAGAGGGGGATGTGTTGTTCAAAACCATCATTCCTACTCCCACGCCTTTTCGGACCAACGGGCAGTGGTTCTGGATTATCCCCGTCGAGTATCAGACCAAGGGGCAGCCGATACGAGCCGGATCGAAGTTCGATATATACAAAGCGCCCTTTGATGGCACCGTCGGCCGTCTGCAGCACAAACCGGGCAGCATGGTCGAAGAGGGCGAAATCCTCACGACGTTGTCAGATGATTCCGTGATGCAGGTTTATTTCAAGGTCACAAAGGAACAATTCCTCGATGTCGTGGCCGAGCACATGCGGTCTCTAGACCAACGGCAAGTTGAACTCGTATTGTCGGAGGGCAAAAACTTCGACCAGATCGGCAAGATGGCCAAGATCGAGCACGACTTCAACGACGAGCCGCGAAACTTCACCTTTCGTGCAGACTTTTCCAACCCGGACCGAGTTCTGCGTCACGGTCAGACTTGCACCGTGTTCATCCGCCAAGTACCGCGAGACGTCCTTGTCATCCCGCAGAAGGCTACCTGCGAAGTTCGTCAAAAGCGTTACGTCTACGTGATCGATCAGGACGATGTGGCGCATCAGCGCGAGGTCGTCATCCAATACGAGCTGGGAGACCTTTTCGTCGTTAGGTCGGGTGTTAGTGTCGATGACAAAATCGTGCTCGATGGGATCGGACAAGTGCTTGACGGGGAAAAGGTTGACTACGAAGAGCGTTAA
- a CDS encoding efflux RND transporter periplasmic adaptor subunit, giving the protein MIHMLDQFAELWGASLWRAAWQGAIAIAAAGAIHRWCTFLSPRVVCWVWRLACLKLLVALFWIPPVELAFLPVDTGVLPAGQTVSQVMPMPEAASRVVAEERDSLPRPQPEPAPGPAPESARIVVSWPILLLPVWLLGVVYCIGRTAQQWRSIRQLVQGQGISATDHLLRIFQEEGVRLGIRRLPRLQFSSQVESPLLVGVWRPSIILPEKSDTAFTDHELRMMLAHELAHLKRHDLVWNWLPTVATWLFYFHPLVWAMVRRWSEVQEAACDELLIQRCATDPAAYGRLLVKLSALFSMESNSGHAAVGVLGSYRNLERRILTMARVRPFSARYVTIAACLLSMIAAIAMVPWQLVAQGPSSPRQAETIAPTAEAQVEQHAETRQDLGKGKEVDMVVELDESPKVVIANPQSKTVDVSQQYVAKIHSHRHIQVRALEKGYIESVPLKEGQAVKKGDRLFNVRPILYQKKVDAKNAEAKLAQLQLKYTQKLADDKVVSQDEVDLRKVELDMAQANADLAKAELDFATVKAPFDGIIDRLRVQGGSLVQEGDVLTTMSDNSVMWVYFNVPEARYLEDMADPDQHNEDRQIELVLANGKKFSQVGKLGAIEADFNDETGAIPYRADFPNPNRLLRHGQSGTVLIHRVLKDAIVIPQRATFEVLNKRYVFVVDKDNVAHQREIGIQNEVDDIFVINTGVGVDDKIVVDGIRRVRDGEKVEF; this is encoded by the coding sequence ATGATCCACATGTTGGACCAATTCGCTGAGCTATGGGGAGCCAGCCTGTGGCGGGCCGCCTGGCAGGGGGCCATCGCGATTGCGGCAGCCGGTGCGATCCACCGCTGGTGTACTTTTCTTTCGCCGCGTGTCGTTTGCTGGGTGTGGCGCCTGGCCTGCCTGAAGCTGCTGGTGGCTCTGTTTTGGATTCCGCCAGTCGAGTTGGCATTTCTGCCGGTAGACACGGGCGTTCTACCTGCCGGCCAGACGGTGTCGCAGGTCATGCCAATGCCGGAGGCGGCTTCTCGTGTTGTGGCTGAGGAGCGCGATTCCCTCCCGCGACCACAACCGGAACCTGCGCCTGGACCGGCGCCTGAATCGGCGCGAATCGTTGTTTCATGGCCCATTCTGCTCCTGCCTGTTTGGCTGCTTGGCGTTGTGTACTGCATCGGGCGAACCGCGCAACAGTGGCGTTCAATTCGTCAGCTTGTGCAGGGGCAAGGAATCAGCGCGACGGATCATTTGCTCCGGATTTTCCAAGAGGAAGGCGTCCGCTTGGGAATACGGCGATTGCCTCGGCTGCAATTCTCATCCCAGGTTGAAAGTCCACTATTGGTCGGCGTTTGGCGGCCATCGATCATCCTGCCCGAGAAAAGTGACACAGCGTTCACTGACCATGAACTTCGCATGATGCTCGCACATGAGTTGGCGCATCTCAAACGCCACGACTTGGTGTGGAATTGGCTGCCCACCGTGGCCACCTGGTTGTTTTACTTTCACCCGCTGGTTTGGGCCATGGTTCGACGTTGGTCGGAAGTCCAAGAAGCAGCCTGCGACGAGCTGCTGATCCAGCGATGCGCCACGGATCCGGCCGCCTATGGCCGCCTGCTGGTGAAGTTATCTGCCCTGTTCTCGATGGAATCCAATTCCGGACATGCGGCTGTTGGCGTGTTGGGATCGTATCGCAACCTCGAACGGAGGATACTAACAATGGCCCGCGTAAGACCCTTTTCCGCGCGCTATGTGACGATTGCCGCCTGTCTGCTGTCGATGATCGCCGCGATTGCCATGGTGCCCTGGCAACTCGTCGCCCAAGGGCCCTCAAGCCCGCGGCAAGCAGAAACCATCGCACCAACCGCCGAGGCGCAGGTCGAGCAGCACGCCGAAACTCGCCAGGATCTTGGCAAAGGCAAAGAAGTCGACATGGTTGTGGAACTCGACGAGTCCCCAAAGGTCGTAATTGCCAACCCTCAGTCGAAGACTGTCGATGTCAGCCAGCAATACGTCGCTAAGATCCACTCGCACCGCCACATCCAAGTTCGCGCCTTGGAAAAGGGCTATATCGAGTCGGTCCCGCTCAAGGAGGGGCAGGCGGTGAAGAAGGGCGATCGGCTGTTCAATGTCAGGCCGATTCTTTACCAGAAAAAGGTAGATGCCAAGAACGCCGAGGCCAAGCTCGCGCAGCTGCAATTGAAGTACACCCAGAAGCTGGCCGACGACAAAGTGGTTTCTCAGGATGAGGTGGACCTGCGCAAGGTCGAGCTGGATATGGCCCAGGCCAACGCAGACCTGGCGAAGGCCGAATTGGACTTTGCCACCGTGAAAGCGCCGTTTGACGGCATCATCGACCGGCTACGCGTCCAGGGGGGTAGCCTGGTGCAGGAGGGGGACGTCCTTACAACCATGTCCGACAACAGCGTGATGTGGGTCTATTTCAACGTCCCCGAAGCCCGTTACTTGGAAGACATGGCCGATCCGGATCAGCATAACGAGGATCGACAAATCGAACTGGTGCTGGCCAACGGTAAAAAGTTTTCGCAGGTCGGCAAGCTTGGCGCGATCGAGGCCGACTTCAACGACGAGACCGGAGCCATCCCCTACCGCGCAGATTTTCCGAACCCGAACCGCCTGTTGCGTCACGGTCAATCAGGCACGGTGTTGATCCATCGTGTACTGAAAGACGCTATCGTCATCCCTCAACGGGCGACTTTCGAGGTGCTCAACAAGCGGTACGTGTTCGTCGTCGACAAAGACAATGTGGCGCATCAGCGCGAGATTGGCATCCAGAATGAGGTCGACGACATCTTTGTCATCAATACGGGGGTCGGTGTTGACGATAAGATCGTGGTCGACGGAATCCGACGCGTTCGCGACGGCGAGAAGGTGGAGTTCTAA